The following is a genomic window from bacterium.
TTTGAGAATTAATTTAACAAATATGCCAGATGATGTATTTCAATCAGAGGTAAAAAAGCATCTTAAAAGAATAGCGGATAAATTAAGTCTGAACCTTTCTGAAGAAAGGCTTATAAAAACAGGAAAAACAGTGATGTCAAAAAAATAATGTCAATCAAAGGTTACCAAAAGAACTGTTTTTTTACTATAATATATAAAAACTTAAATTTGAAGGTAAAATAATGAAGTATTGTAAAAAATGTTTAATGCCAGATACAAGACCCGGCTCTATCTTTGATGGAGAAATGGTATGTCAAGCGTGCCGTAATTATGAAAAACGCAACACAATTAATTGGAAAGAAAGAAAAGAAGAATTAAGCAGACTCTGTGATAAATATAGAAGAGAAGATGGATATTATGATTGTATTATTCCGGTCAGTGGTGGCAAGGATTCTCATTTCTTAACTCACACATTAGTAAAAGAGATGAATATGCATCCATTATTAGTAACGGTAACAGATAGCTTTACCCATACAAAAGCAGGGGCACATAACCTAAGAAATCTTATAGAAACCTTTAAGCTAAACCATTATCAATACACAATTAACCACGATTTATTCAGAAGAGCAACAAGAATAGCCTTTGAAGAAACAGGAGAGGCACTTAAATTTGTAGAATATGCTATTTATACCATCCCAACTTTATTAGCTCAAAAGTTTGATATACCTTTTGTGACATTTGGAGAGAATTCTGCCTATGAATATGGAACTACGGCCAAAGAGTCTTACTTAGCCACACCAGTTGTTCAAGCAATGTCCGACCAATTAGAAAAAGATAAACAATGGTGGATTGAAAAAGGGCTAACAAAGGAAGAGGTAAGTTCAATTCAATTAGACAAAACCAAATCCCTGCCGGAAGTAATTTATCTGAGTTATTTTGTCCCCTGGAGTAGTGTAACTAATTTAAATGTTGCAAAACGGTATGGATTTAAAGACCTATCTCATGAATGGAAAAGAGAAGGATGTATTGAAGATTTTGAACAGATAGATTCGGTAGCTTATATGGTCCATCTCTGGTTAAAATATCCCAAGTTTGGATTTCAGAGAACCTCTGATATTGCCAGTCGGCGTGTTCGAGAAGGAAGTATTAGCCTATCCCAGGCTAAAAAACTCATTATGGAATATGACCATAAGTTAGACCAGAAAGCAATGGAAGATTTTATAAATTTCACAGGATATACACCAAAGCAATTTTGGGATATAGTAGAAAAATTCTGGAATCCTGAGATATTTGAAAAGGTCGATGGTGGATGGCGGATGAAATGTCCGGTATATAAAGATTTAATTTGAGGATAAAATGTCTGAAATTACTGAACAGTTAAAAAAGTGGACAGGTGAATTTGGCAAAGAATATACGGAGAGAAATCCAACCACTCTAAAAGAATTAGAAACATTATATCAAAAAAATTATGGTATAACAAGAACTGAATTAAATAGATTGTTCTTAGAAAACCTGCCTCTTTCAATGCGGATTCTGGAGGTTGGGTCTAATGTTGGTAATCAATTACTCTGCTTGCAAAAAATGGGTTTTAAAAATTTATATGCTATTGAACCACAAAGTTATGCCGTTGAACTATCAAAATCAAGAACCAAAGATATTAATATTATCAAGGGAGATGGTTTTGATATTCCTTTTAAAGATAAATACTTTGATCTGGTATTTACTTCAGGGGTGCTTATTCATATCCATCCCTCCAGTATCCTTCAGGTTATGAAGGAGATATACAGGTGCACAAAAACTTACATCTGGGGATTTGAATACTATGCTACTGAATATACCGAGATAGTCTATAGAGGGCAGGAAAATTTGCTATGGAAGGTAAATTTTTCCAAAATGTTTCGTGAAGAATTTAATGATTTAGAACTGGTTAAAGAAAAATATCTGCCGTATCTACATAATGAGAAAAATGTAGATGTAATGTTTTTATTAAAAAAGAAGAGTAAATAAGGATATGAAGGTTTCTATCATAACCCAGGCAAGAATAACATCTACTCGACTTCCCGCAAAGGTATTAAAAACTATAAAAGGAAAATCCCTGTTGGCTTACCATATTCAAAGGGCAAAATGGTCAGGTCTGCCTATTATTGTGGCTACAACACTAAAGAATAATGAATCTATTATTGAAGAATGCAATCTATTAAAAACTCCATACTTTAGAGGAGATGAAGATGATGTATTAAGTAGATATTATCATTGTGCCAGAGAAAACCAGATAGATACTATTATTAGAATAACCTCTGATTGTCCTTTAATAGATGGATACTTAGTTAGAGAGGGATATGAAGAATATAAAAGATTAAAGGTGGATTATTTATCAAACTCCATTGAACGAACCTTTCCAAGAGGATTAGATTTTGAAATTTTTTCTTTTGAGGCTCTTGAATTAGCCTACAAAAATGCAAAAGAATTGTTTGAAAGAGAACATGTAACCCCTTATATCTGGAAAAGCAATCCAAATTTATTTAGAATAAAAAATTTTTTATTCAGACTAAACAAATCTGGGTATAGAATCACTGTGGATACGGAAAAAGATTTTGAGGTGATAAAGATTTTAATTGAAGATTATGGGGCAGACCAAAAGGGTTATGAAGAAATCATTGAGATATTGGATAAGCATCCAGAGATAGTAAAGATTAATGAAAATGTTAAACAGAAAAACGATGGAGTGTAAAAAAAGTAGAGCAATATTCAGAGTTGATGGTGGTGCAGGTATCGGCCTGGGACACATAATGCGATGTTTAAATCTGGCTGATGGATTAAAAGAAAAAAATATCCAAAGTATATTTATCACTAAAGACAATAATTCAGAAATTGAAAAGCATATTGTTAATTATTTAGTAGAGAAATTGCCTTCACATATAGATTTGAAGGAAGACCTGGAGTTAACCATTAATTTAATTAAGAAACATCAACCTGATTTAGTCATTACTGATTCTTATGAAATTGATGAATATTATCTTGAGCAGATGAAGAAATTGAATGGGACGCTAATAAGTATTGATGACCTATCAAAATTGCATTTCTGTTCTGATATGGTGCTCAATCAGAATATCGGGTTTAAGGATAGTGATTACTCTACAGAGGGATATACAAGGTTGTTATTAGGGACTAAATATGCTCTTCTGAGAAAGGAATTTGGAGAAAAGCACTGCTTAGAGAAAGAAATAAAAAGCGTTGCAGGAAATATCTTGATTACCCTTGGTGGAACTGATATTGATAATCAGACGGTTAAAGTAATCAGGGCAATTAAAACAATCGAAGATAATCTTATTGCTACCGTAATTATGGGACCGGCCTATCAATACGAGGAAATTCTTAACAATGAGATTAAAGGAACAGACGGTCAGTTTATTTTAAGAAGAAATCCTCAAGATATTTTTGCACTGATGATGAATACTGATGTGGCTATCAGTGCAGGTGGAAGTACTTGCTATGAGCTGGCCTGTTTGGGGGTGCCGAATATCATTCTGATCCTGGCTGATAACCAGAAGAAGGTTGCCAACGGATTGGCTAACTACGGCACTTCTGTTAATTTAGGTTGGTTTGAAGAAGTTACTGAAGAACAAATCAAAGAGGCGGTAGAGGATTTGATTAAAAATAGAGATTGGCGAGAGAAGATGAGCAGGAAAGGTAAAGAATTGGTTGATGGTAGAGGGGTGAAAAGAGTAGTAGAAGAAATTTGGAGTTTATTGGAGTGAATGATGAAAAAAGTCAAGATAGGCAATAAATTAATTGGTGAAGATGAACCTTGCTTTGTAATTGCTGAGGCAGGAAGTAATCATAACCGTGATTTCAATCAGGCATTAAAACTGATTGATGTAGCGGTTGAATCTCAGGCTGATGCAGTTAAGTTTCAAACCTACTCTGCAGAATTTCTCTATTCAAAAAAGACACCTAAGATGAATTATCTAAAAAAAGAGAAATTGACTAAAGAAGATGAATCGGTTTGGGAGCTTATTAAGCGAATTGAAATGCCCCGAGCATGGCATAAAGACTTATCAGACTATTGTCAGGAAAAAGGAATTATGTTCCTTTCCACTCCTTTTGACCTTCAGGCTGTAGATGAACTTGAAGAGGTAGGTATGTTGGCACATAAGATTGCTTCATTTGAAATTACCCATTTACCTCTTCTGGAATATGTAGCTAAGACAGGCAAACCTATAATCCTTTCTACGGGTATGGCTAATCTTTCAGATATTGAAACAGCCCTTGAAGTGATAAATAAACAAGGCAATGAAGATGTTATTTTACTTCATTGTGCTATAAACTACCCGGCTAAATATGAAAATTTAAACTTAAAAGCGATGCAGACAATGAAACAGGCATTTCAATTACCAGTAGGATTTTCTGACCATAGCCTGGGTATTACGGCAGATATAGCCGCGGTGGCTCTGGGAGCCAGTGTCATAGAAAAACATTACACCTTAGATAGAAAATTACCCGGTCCTGACCATCCCTTTGCTTTAGAACCTGATGAGCTAAGGGCAATGGTTCAGGGGATAAGAGATACGGAAAAGGCATTGGGCTCACCAATTAAAAGACATACTAAAGATGAAGAGGAAATGTTTCATTTAGCCAGAAGAGGTCTTGTTGCCGCATGTCATATCCCCAGAGGAACAAAGATTAGCAGGGAGATGATAGAAGTTAAACGGCCAGGACTGGGCATCCCAACCAAAATGATGGATATAGTTATTGGTCGAACCGCTATGGTGGACATCGAAGAAGATGATATACTGACCTGGGAGATGATATGATAACCTTACGAGAAGCTACAATTGAAGACAAAGATGATATTTATCATTGGAGAAATGACCCGGTAACAAGAAAACAATCCTTTAATACCAGAGAAATTCCATATCAAGAACATTGCCAATGGTTCAACAAAGCATTAGAATCTCCCGATAAACTTTTCTATATTGGGATTGATGATAAAAATGAAAAATGTGGTGTTGTCCGATTTGATCTGCAAGGTGAATTTTCTGCTGAAATAAGTGTTAATGTTCCTGCTTCAAATAGAGGTCGAGGCATTGGTTCACAACTAATTGGACAATCTTGTGCCTTGTTTTTCTCAAAGACAAAAAGAAAATTTGTCATAGCCAGAATTAAAGAAAAAAATACTGCCTCTATTAAAGCCTTCCAGAAGGCGGGATTTTTGGAACTGTTTGGTTATAATGATACTACTGAAGGAAAAGTAGTATCTCTAATTTTACTGGTTAGCAAAAAAGAAAAATGAAGGTAAGCGTTCATCTACTTAAAAAAATAACTGTAAAATGTAAAATGAGCAATTAAAAATTTAAAAGTCAATTCTGTGTTCTGGCAGTAAGAATTGATTTCCCAATCATCTTGCATAATTCTTCAGCCTCATCAAGTATATTTTGTAACCATCCTTTCATTTTACATTGCCCATTTTACATTATTATTAGATATCTTGCAATGACCTGAACGCTTACTTTTAAACAAATATGGATTGACTGAAAAATTTACTGACTTCATGGAAAAGCATTATGGAAAATAATCAAAAAATTAAAATAGGTAAGAGAATATTAACTAGAAAAGAATTATTTGAAGAAAAGGGGAAATTCCGCAAAGAACGGGCTAAACTTCCTTTTAATGAAAAAATAAAGGCACTTAGTCAATTACAGGAGCTTGCATATAGTTGGGGAAACAAAAAAGATATAATCGTATGGAAAATATAAGACTTCTGCAAAACGAGAAAAAATGAGGTAACTGTTCAGGGTATAATGAAGGGAAAAGGGAAAATAGTGGAAAAATGGAAAATTTAGGGACGGCTCATTTTAGTATGAAAGATTAAGGAAAAATAATTCTTTTATCTCCAGAAAAAATCAATGAATAATAATTTTAATCTTGCCTATATCCTTAAACATAAACTCGTTACAAATACTTTTGTCTACACAAATTCTAATATTATTGTCTCGGCTATTCCATTTCTGCTTTTACCTATTCTAACCCGTTATTTAACCCCTGCTGATTATGGTATTGTTGCTACTTTTCAGGTAATATTAGCGATAATAACAATAGTGGTGGGATTAAATACTCACGGTGCGGTAGCGGTAAATTTTTTCCAGATGAATGAACAGGAAATCAAGATTTATATAGGCAATATAGCCTATATTATAATTATTAGTTTTGTTTTGACCTTTGGGTTAATCAGTATGTTCATAAAGCCGCTTTCCTATCTGTTAAAATTCCCAGGAGAGTGGTTACCTATTATAGCTGTGGTTGCTTTGTCACAGGCTGTTTCTCTGGTTACTCTTACACTCTGGCAGGTAAAACAAAAACCTGTCCCTTATGGAATCTTCCAAATTGCTCAAATGCTTATTAATGTTAGTCTCTCTTTGTTCTTTGTGGTAGTATTGGGTTGGAAATGGCAGGGGAGATTATCAGGTATAATTATTACCTCTATTATCTTTGCCGTTGTTGCTGGTTTTATAATTTTCAAAAAAAAATATATAGGATTTTCCTTTAATAAGGGTTATGTTAAAGATGCTTTGTTTTTTGGCATTCCCCTTATCCCACATGCGTTAGCTGGCTGGGTGATGACAGGCATAGATAGAATTTTCCTTAATTCAATGGTTGGCGTTGCTACAACCGGTATTTATATGGTAGGTTATCAAGTAGGAATGATTATAGGTTTATTAGCCACTTCATTTAATCAAACCTGGGCACCATTTCTATATGAAAAATTAAAGGAAAATAATTATTCTACAAAGGTAAAGATTGTTAAATTCACATATTTATACTATATATCTATAATTACCCTGGCATTAGTATTAAGTTTTTTAGCTCCATTTTTGCTAAAATTTTTTGTGGGAAAGAGTTTTCATTCTGCATATAAATATGTCTTGTGGATTGCTTTGGGCTATGCGGCAAACGGTATGTATTATATGGTCGCAAATTATATTTTTTATGTTAAAAAAACCTACATTTTAGTTTGCATAACATTTTTTTCCGCAGGTGTTAATATAGTTCTAAATTATTTTCTAATAAAGGCTAACGGAGCAATAGGTGCCGCTCAATCAGCAACAATTAGTTTTTTTACTGTATTTATTCTTACCTGGATATTAAGTGCAAAGGTCTATTCTATGCCCTGGTTTAGCTTTTGGAAACGAAATGAGGTATAAGATGTTAACATTAAAAGATTCTTTAATTATCGAAAACAATTCAGAAATATTCGATTTTAGATTTGAATTTGATAATATTCTTATGTGGCCATTTATGAGATTTGATTTGCATAACATCCCGATTTTCAAAGAATATAATCTTGGTCAGCTTCCTTCATCAAGGGAAAAATTAACTTTTATATATTTAAAAAATACACTCCTTAATAATCCCTTCAAATACAGTTTAAAAACCAAATATGATATTTTAATGTTTTGCTCTGGAATTACAAATGTAAAAAAGGGAGATAAATATTTTAATAGAGTAAGTGACCATTTTGCTTTTATAAATAAGGATGAAACTTTGTTAATAGAAGATTCTGTAAGAAGAAGAATATATTATACACCAAGATATTTTCCCAATATTTGCTATCACGATTTCATCCCTCTTGCAGGTTATATTAAATCAAAGTTTGTTAAGCCATGCAAAAAAGATATTATCACCATAAAAAATCTGCGAAAATTTTTAGAACAACTTTTCCCGTATCAACTTGAAAAATCAGAGTTAAATACAATAGAAAATGCTTTGTTGTATATTTCGAAAAGGTTAACTATATATTATTATTTATATAATAAATTATTTGACAAATTTAATCCCAAAGTAATATTTTTAGAAGATGGCAGTTATGGTGGAAATAGTTATATTCTGAAATGGGCTAAGGCAAGAAATATTATTACCATAGAACCAGAACATGGGATTGTTTTTGAAAATCATCCGGCATACAATTACGGTAACGCCATACTTAATTCAGATTTTTACAAGGAATATTTGCCTGACTATTTCTTAACTTATGGTAAATATTGGGGTGAAGTAATAAATTTGCCTGTTAAAAAAATAGCCATTGGTAATCCTTTCTATTGCGAAAATATAAAAAAAATATCCACTACCAATCAGTTTCAGACTAAAACAAAAATATTAATTGTCTTCTCTGGAGGGATAATTCCAGAGATGAAAAAAATTGTCTTAAAGTTCCTCTCTATCATTGATAACAGTAAATATGATGTTTCTTTTAGAGTCCATCCCACTGAGTTACCTGATGTGAAAGAGAGGTATTCTGAGATTATAGCCAAAAATACAATAAAAATAGATACTGAATCAGATGTGTATTTAAGTTTATTAAATACAGATTTCGTAGTCGGTGAACCTTCTACTGTTTTGGTTGAATCAATAGGTTTTTGCAAATCTGTTTTTGTGATTGACCATCCATTCACAGATTTGTATTTTCCCAGAAGCATAATTAAACGATTTTCGAATGCAGAGGAATTAATGAATCTTATTATAACACATAACTCAAACAATGAAATTAACAAAGATTATATCTGGGAACCTGATTGGGAAGTTAATTATAAAAATTTTATGAATAGATTAATGTCTGTGAATTTGAAATAGACCTTCACCCCACCATTTTCTCTTAACATGTTGTGAATATAACACTTATAGCACTTATTAGTCAAAATTTGACATATAGTAGTTATTAACGAAAATTTCTCATAGAACAGATATAGCAACAGGGTTGATGGTTGATAGTTTATAGTTGATAGTTTATAGTTTCATAGACTATCAACCATCAACCATCAACAATACTAATGTGAAGTTTTGGTTAATACTTACTATACTTATCGGCATTTCTAAGTAAAATTTTGAATAATAACTGCTATATTACTGCCCTAATTATTTGCTCTGTCAGTGCTTTTTCTCTGTGGTGAACGATTACCTTTTTACCTACTACCTGAATGGTTACCTCTAATCGTTATCTGTGAAGTAACAATTCCTTTTTCAAATCCCAATTGATTTAGCAATTCAGTTTTAACGGGTAATATGCATTCATTCGCTGAGGGATTTAATTTAAACAACCAATCATACAAATTTTTGTATTTTTCCACTAATAGTTTTTGTTTTTTAATCTGGTCATGAAAGTATTTATTTGGCCAGAAACGTAAATCTCGTGGGACAAAAAGGATATGTGAATGTCCTAATTCAACCAGTTCCACAAGTTTATGTGCCTCATGTTCAAATTGAACTACCTCTTGACTTTCTCCTCTCTCCGGGTCATCAACATTAGTCAGTCGAGGTTTTTTTATCACGCGGAATGGCAAATCAAACATCTTTCTATCAATTGAGGTATGTAGCCAGCCCATATTGGTATTAAATTCTTCTATATTCAACAAATCATTATGGCTGTGTGGTGAAATTCGGGTAAGTTCTAAAATACCCGGTCCTGTTTGACCATCTGGTCGTTTCATCAGAACGCATTTTCCGCCTTTTTTGTCCTCTGCAGATTGCCGGGCAGATTCAAACATTATTTGCACCTGTTGTGTTTCATTGAGCCAGGAAAAATATCCCGCGATAGTTAGGTCTATTTTTGCCTCAGAGTTATCCACATTACAGATTAAAAGTATCTCTCCACCGTTATTAATAAATTCGTCATAAAGTCCACTTTTTTCAAACGCTTGATAGACATCGCCGTGTCCTTTAGTAACGATACTTAATCTGCCGCTTTTGCGAGTAATTAATTCTGCGGTTTTGGGATTAATTCTTGGCCAACCCAAATCCTGGCAAAAATGTTTTGGTTTGACTTTCAGATTGAAATCATTAAATTTTTTAAGGTAGTCTTTTGTATCTTTATCTGTTGACGGACTATTCATAAAATATGTTGGTATGGGTAGTCCAGTTTGATAGATAGAATAAAGTTTGATGGCAATAAAACTAATTGGTGTGAGCATAATTGCTTGAAATATACCTTTAGTTGGTCGATAGCCTAATTCTTTCTCATACGAAGTGGCAACACCACCGTTTAAGATTATCATCCCTAACTTACCATTTTCTGCCAGGTTAAATCCTCTTTGAGAAAAGTAATCTGGCATAAGCCCATTTTGTTGCTCAATTACAGATAACTCGTCATAAGAACTCATATATTTTGTTCCTTTTAATGAACAAATCTCACCATCATAAATTACTTCTAACTCATTTCGCAGGTATTTCTGGCGAATTTCACCAAATTTTTCTACATCCATTTCTGGATAATTTTTCTTTAACCAGTCTAAATTGTTATTCATAACCGTTCTCCTGAAAAATAGGAAGTAGAAAGTAGAGAGTAGAAAGTAGAGAGAAAATCTTTCCTCCACCTGTTTTTTCCTATTTCTCCTGAAAATGTGTGTAACTTGTTGTAATTATTAATGTTTTGTAATAGCGATAGGGAAGTAATACCGTCTCTTCTCTTAAAAACGCACAATATCCCCCTCCCGCCATCGTCTCAAAAACTATTTGTCTCTAAACTATCGCTCCCCTTCTATTAACAACCTATTATCCATAGATTTATACTATATATTCTAAATATATGGTCAGCCAGCATAGCTATTAAAAATTTCTCCTGCGTGCTCTATGGCAACATTCCTTTGTTCTTATGTCTGGCTCGGTCAGTTTCTCCTTCGGGGTCTATACCACCAGTAACGCCCGACCTCTCTTACCATATATCCTTTTGTCTATATCCTATGCTACTTTCTTAAGAAAAACTACATCATAACCAAGATTGAGTAGTATCTTCCTGTAACTCCCTGCTATCTTCTTTCTCCTCTTCTCATCAAGATAACTTATCCCAATCTCTTTATATCCTACTTTATTCTTCAAAATGTAATAACTCATTATCAATATCTTATGTCCTATCGCTACTAATGCTCGTTTCTTCCCCCGCCTACCTGCAAGACGGTGATACTTTGAATTTAAATAACTATCCTTCTTCTTTGACCCCGCCCAAGCACTTTCTGTTAATGTCACTTTTAAACCTTTATTACCGTGAGTTGTCCCACAACTTTTTTTTTACCAGCACTCTCGTTATTCCCAGGACTCATTCCTGCCCACGAGGATAAATGTGCCTCTGTAGGAAATTTACTCATATCTACGCCTATCTCGGCTATTATGGAGGCGGCACTATCTCCTTTTACTCCAGGTATGGTCTGCAGTAATTCATACTCTTTCCTATACTTATCTATCTTCTTGTCTATCTCCTCTTCTATTCTTTCTACTATCTCCTCTATCCCCCTAATATGTCTTAATGACTCCTTTATCATAAATTTATGATGCTCCTCAAATTTCCCAAATAACGCTTCTTTTATCACTTCTTTTTTCCCTTGTAGTCTCCCTCTGGCTAAATCGCTCATCTCCTCTATAGTTAATTTCCCCTTCATTAATTCCTCTATAATTTCACTCCCACTTACTCCAAATGTCTCTGTTACTACTGACGATAACTTTATATTCGCATCCTCTAATACCCTTTGTATCCTATTCTTCTCCGCTGAAATAGATTGAACAAGCTTCCTCCTATACCTCGTCAAATCCCTTAACTCACGAATATCCCGCGGTGGGATAAAACTCCCTCTTACTAAACCATTCCTTAATAACTTACACAACCATTCAGCATCACAAACATCGGTCTTCCGACCAGGAACATACTTTATATGTCGTGCATTTACCAGTATAACCTCAAAATCCTCCTCTAATATGTTAAATACAGGCTTC
Proteins encoded in this region:
- a CDS encoding N-acetyl sugar amidotransferase, whose product is MKYCKKCLMPDTRPGSIFDGEMVCQACRNYEKRNTINWKERKEELSRLCDKYRREDGYYDCIIPVSGGKDSHFLTHTLVKEMNMHPLLVTVTDSFTHTKAGAHNLRNLIETFKLNHYQYTINHDLFRRATRIAFEETGEALKFVEYAIYTIPTLLAQKFDIPFVTFGENSAYEYGTTAKESYLATPVVQAMSDQLEKDKQWWIEKGLTKEEVSSIQLDKTKSLPEVIYLSYFVPWSSVTNLNVAKRYGFKDLSHEWKREGCIEDFEQIDSVAYMVHLWLKYPKFGFQRTSDIASRRVREGSISLSQAKKLIMEYDHKLDQKAMEDFINFTGYTPKQFWDIVEKFWNPEIFEKVDGGWRMKCPVYKDLI
- a CDS encoding pseudaminic acid biosynthesis-associated methylase → MSEITEQLKKWTGEFGKEYTERNPTTLKELETLYQKNYGITRTELNRLFLENLPLSMRILEVGSNVGNQLLCLQKMGFKNLYAIEPQSYAVELSKSRTKDINIIKGDGFDIPFKDKYFDLVFTSGVLIHIHPSSILQVMKEIYRCTKTYIWGFEYYATEYTEIVYRGQENLLWKVNFSKMFREEFNDLELVKEKYLPYLHNEKNVDVMFLLKKKSK
- a CDS encoding glycosyltransferase family protein, coding for MKVSIITQARITSTRLPAKVLKTIKGKSLLAYHIQRAKWSGLPIIVATTLKNNESIIEECNLLKTPYFRGDEDDVLSRYYHCARENQIDTIIRITSDCPLIDGYLVREGYEEYKRLKVDYLSNSIERTFPRGLDFEIFSFEALELAYKNAKELFEREHVTPYIWKSNPNLFRIKNFLFRLNKSGYRITVDTEKDFEVIKILIEDYGADQKGYEEIIEILDKHPEIVKINENVKQKNDGV
- the pseG gene encoding UDP-2,4-diacetamido-2,4,6-trideoxy-beta-L-altropyranose hydrolase; amino-acid sequence: MKMLNRKTMECKKSRAIFRVDGGAGIGLGHIMRCLNLADGLKEKNIQSIFITKDNNSEIEKHIVNYLVEKLPSHIDLKEDLELTINLIKKHQPDLVITDSYEIDEYYLEQMKKLNGTLISIDDLSKLHFCSDMVLNQNIGFKDSDYSTEGYTRLLLGTKYALLRKEFGEKHCLEKEIKSVAGNILITLGGTDIDNQTVKVIRAIKTIEDNLIATVIMGPAYQYEEILNNEIKGTDGQFILRRNPQDIFALMMNTDVAISAGGSTCYELACLGVPNIILILADNQKKVANGLANYGTSVNLGWFEEVTEEQIKEAVEDLIKNRDWREKMSRKGKELVDGRGVKRVVEEIWSLLE
- the neuB gene encoding N-acetylneuraminate synthase, whose amino-acid sequence is MMKKVKIGNKLIGEDEPCFVIAEAGSNHNRDFNQALKLIDVAVESQADAVKFQTYSAEFLYSKKTPKMNYLKKEKLTKEDESVWELIKRIEMPRAWHKDLSDYCQEKGIMFLSTPFDLQAVDELEEVGMLAHKIASFEITHLPLLEYVAKTGKPIILSTGMANLSDIETALEVINKQGNEDVILLHCAINYPAKYENLNLKAMQTMKQAFQLPVGFSDHSLGITADIAAVALGASVIEKHYTLDRKLPGPDHPFALEPDELRAMVQGIRDTEKALGSPIKRHTKDEEEMFHLARRGLVAACHIPRGTKISREMIEVKRPGLGIPTKMMDIVIGRTAMVDIEEDDILTWEMI
- a CDS encoding GNAT family N-acetyltransferase, with product MITLREATIEDKDDIYHWRNDPVTRKQSFNTREIPYQEHCQWFNKALESPDKLFYIGIDDKNEKCGVVRFDLQGEFSAEISVNVPASNRGRGIGSQLIGQSCALFFSKTKRKFVIARIKEKNTASIKAFQKAGFLELFGYNDTTEGKVVSLILLVSKKEK
- a CDS encoding oligosaccharide flippase family protein, with the translated sequence MNNNFNLAYILKHKLVTNTFVYTNSNIIVSAIPFLLLPILTRYLTPADYGIVATFQVILAIITIVVGLNTHGAVAVNFFQMNEQEIKIYIGNIAYIIIISFVLTFGLISMFIKPLSYLLKFPGEWLPIIAVVALSQAVSLVTLTLWQVKQKPVPYGIFQIAQMLINVSLSLFFVVVLGWKWQGRLSGIIITSIIFAVVAGFIIFKKKYIGFSFNKGYVKDALFFGIPLIPHALAGWVMTGIDRIFLNSMVGVATTGIYMVGYQVGMIIGLLATSFNQTWAPFLYEKLKENNYSTKVKIVKFTYLYYISIITLALVLSFLAPFLLKFFVGKSFHSAYKYVLWIALGYAANGMYYMVANYIFYVKKTYILVCITFFSAGVNIVLNYFLIKANGAIGAAQSATISFFTVFILTWILSAKVYSMPWFSFWKRNEV
- a CDS encoding UTP--glucose-1-phosphate uridylyltransferase translates to MNNNLDWLKKNYPEMDVEKFGEIRQKYLRNELEVIYDGEICSLKGTKYMSSYDELSVIEQQNGLMPDYFSQRGFNLAENGKLGMIILNGGVATSYEKELGYRPTKGIFQAIMLTPISFIAIKLYSIYQTGLPIPTYFMNSPSTDKDTKDYLKKFNDFNLKVKPKHFCQDLGWPRINPKTAELITRKSGRLSIVTKGHGDVYQAFEKSGLYDEFINNGGEILLICNVDNSEAKIDLTIAGYFSWLNETQQVQIMFESARQSAEDKKGGKCVLMKRPDGQTGPGILELTRISPHSHNDLLNIEEFNTNMGWLHTSIDRKMFDLPFRVIKKPRLTNVDDPERGESQEVVQFEHEAHKLVELVELGHSHILFVPRDLRFWPNKYFHDQIKKQKLLVEKYKNLYDWLFKLNPSANECILPVKTELLNQLGFEKGIVTSQITIRGNHSGSR
- a CDS encoding IS110 family transposase, translated to MAVEAVRCRLPLDDEQLRCAQGKFNCMFDGIGIAKEVRSYRTFTNDLLKLREWLKSKGVTHVAMESTGVYWKPVFNILEEDFEVILVNARHIKYVPGRKTDVCDAEWLCKLLRNGLVRGSFIPPRDIRELRDLTRYRRKLVQSISAEKNRIQRVLEDANIKLSSVVTETFGVSGSEIIEELMKGKLTIEEMSDLARGRLQGKKEVIKEALFGKFEEHHKFMIKESLRHIRGIEEIVERIEEEIDKKIDKYRKEYELLQTIPGVKGDSAASIIAEIGVDMSKFPTEAHLSSWAGMSPGNNESAGKKKVVGQLTVIKV